Proteins found in one Timaviella obliquedivisa GSE-PSE-MK23-08B genomic segment:
- a CDS encoding response regulator transcription factor, whose protein sequence is MTAVGSVCIQIVEGNPHLRSLLGWHLQQVGHWVNQSADFQQAREMFLSRQPNLVILDSELSGGDGLEFCRWLQQQRQALILMLSAQGTEADIVAGLRAGADDYLTKPFGMQEFLARVEALTRRSRSINAPASLDYGDIKIDLIQRRVRIKSEHIDLTPQEFSLLYVLAQAGGLPLTRTELLRKAWPDEIDNHRTVDTHVLSLRKKVEIDPRQPSLIQTVRNVGYRFNVEAVNGSNLADYAGQRLRHKAAVPALKVAES, encoded by the coding sequence ATGACCGCTGTAGGATCTGTGTGTATCCAAATTGTTGAGGGAAATCCCCATTTGCGATCGCTACTAGGGTGGCATTTGCAACAGGTGGGTCACTGGGTTAATCAGTCGGCTGATTTTCAACAGGCTAGAGAAATGTTCTTGAGTCGTCAGCCCAACCTAGTGATTTTAGATTCTGAGCTATCTGGGGGCGATGGGCTAGAATTTTGCCGTTGGCTACAACAGCAGCGACAAGCATTGATTCTGATGCTATCGGCGCAAGGCACTGAAGCAGATATCGTAGCAGGATTGCGGGCAGGTGCAGATGATTACCTGACTAAGCCCTTCGGGATGCAAGAGTTTTTAGCCAGAGTCGAAGCGCTGACTCGTCGCAGCCGCTCAATCAATGCACCTGCTTCTTTAGATTACGGCGACATCAAAATTGATTTAATTCAGCGGCGAGTGCGGATTAAGTCCGAACATATTGACTTAACGCCTCAAGAGTTCAGTTTACTCTATGTTCTGGCACAGGCAGGGGGGTTGCCCTTAACTCGTACCGAGTTATTGCGAAAAGCTTGGCCTGATGAAATCGATAATCATCGGACAGTAGATACACACGTTCTTTCTCTGCGCAAAAAGGTTGAGATTGATCCGCGCCAACCCAGTCTCATTCAAACGGTGAGGAATGTTGGGTATCGTTTCAATGTGGAGGCGGTGAACGGAAGCAATCTAGCAGATTATGCGGGGCAACGCTTAAGGCACAAGGCGGCTGTACCTGCGCTGAAGGTGGCAGAGAGCTAG
- a CDS encoding class I SAM-dependent methyltransferase: MEDLSFVLHTQNPQQRFSNRAEDYAKYRPSYPAAAIDQILAGLRQPVAADVGAGTGISARLLADRGAEVWAIEPNAAMYAAAQPHPHVEFRQGSAEQTGLDPQSVNLITCCQAFHWFEPIATLAEFHRILKPGGQLALMWNERDETDSFTQEHNEIIRVAADRQFFDSPSRKSATPLAESPLFINYRAYTFPFVQSLNLESLTGLALSSSYIPKEGAAYERMIAELQALYDRWVGRSVGDFVSLAYRTSLYLADAKIL; this comes from the coding sequence ATGGAAGATCTCTCTTTCGTCCTCCATACTCAAAATCCTCAGCAGCGCTTTTCCAATCGGGCTGAAGATTACGCCAAATATCGCCCTAGCTACCCAGCGGCGGCAATTGACCAAATTTTGGCAGGGTTAAGGCAACCTGTTGCGGCAGATGTTGGAGCAGGCACAGGTATTTCGGCAAGGCTTCTGGCAGACCGGGGAGCGGAGGTTTGGGCGATCGAACCTAACGCAGCCATGTATGCAGCTGCGCAACCTCATCCGCACGTCGAGTTTCGACAAGGTTCGGCAGAACAAACTGGACTCGATCCTCAATCTGTTAACTTAATCACCTGCTGCCAAGCTTTTCACTGGTTTGAACCGATCGCCACGCTAGCAGAGTTCCATCGCATTCTCAAGCCGGGCGGCCAATTGGCGCTGATGTGGAACGAACGAGATGAAACCGATTCGTTTACCCAGGAGCATAATGAAATCATTCGTGTGGCTGCCGATCGCCAATTTTTCGATTCTCCCAGTCGCAAATCTGCAACGCCGCTTGCCGAAAGCCCCCTTTTTATCAACTACAGAGCTTACACGTTTCCCTTTGTCCAATCCCTTAATCTAGAAAGCTTAACTGGCTTAGCTCTTAGCTCTTCCTACATTCCCAAGGAAGGGGCAGCCTATGAGCGAATGATTGCTGAGCTTCAGGCATTATATGATCGGTGGGTCGGGCGATCGGTAGGAGATTTTGTGTCCTTGGCGTATCGCACAAGTTTGTATTTAGCTGATGCCAAAATTTTGTAG
- a CDS encoding DUF362 domain-containing protein, whose protein sequence is MTSTLKPTVSLVRAVSYEQSQLRADLEQLLEPLGGMDAFVKLGDRVLLKPNLLMGSRPGRECTTRPEIVYCIAQMVREAGGKPFLGDSPAFGSAKGVAVANGYAPLLEELLLPVVDFQGKRYQSIGKDFGHLLISKEAMEADVVINLPKVKSHVQLTLTMGVKNLFGCVPGKMKAWWHLEAGKDSDRFGTMLVETARAIAPNLTILDGIVGHEGNGPSGGEPRVLGLLAASSNVFALDRTVVEILNADPAAIPTITAAQRLGLCPELTEIKYPERSPQDLQVLDWKFPERLVPIDFGAPRVLKSTFKHLYIRFIKEPMEMYAKS, encoded by the coding sequence ATGACCTCAACCCTGAAACCAACGGTTAGTTTAGTTCGGGCAGTGTCCTATGAGCAATCGCAGCTTAGAGCCGACTTAGAGCAATTGTTGGAGCCATTGGGCGGCATGGATGCATTTGTTAAATTGGGCGATCGCGTTCTCCTCAAGCCTAATCTTCTCATGGGCAGCCGACCAGGGCGAGAATGCACCACACGCCCAGAAATTGTTTACTGCATTGCTCAAATGGTTCGAGAAGCAGGCGGGAAGCCTTTTTTGGGAGACAGTCCGGCGTTTGGAAGCGCGAAAGGCGTTGCAGTTGCCAATGGCTACGCGCCGCTGTTAGAAGAACTCTTGCTGCCCGTTGTGGACTTTCAGGGCAAGCGCTACCAAAGTATTGGCAAGGACTTTGGGCATCTGTTGATTTCTAAAGAGGCAATGGAAGCAGATGTAGTCATTAATTTACCAAAGGTGAAGTCCCACGTTCAATTGACGCTCACCATGGGAGTCAAGAATCTGTTCGGCTGCGTTCCTGGCAAAATGAAGGCTTGGTGGCACCTAGAGGCAGGCAAAGACAGTGACCGCTTTGGCACAATGCTGGTAGAAACAGCCCGAGCGATCGCCCCTAATCTGACTATTCTAGATGGCATTGTGGGGCATGAAGGAAACGGCCCTAGTGGCGGCGAACCTCGTGTATTGGGGCTGCTAGCCGCTTCCAGCAACGTTTTTGCTTTAGACCGAACCGTAGTAGAAATTTTGAATGCTGATCCTGCTGCCATTCCCACTATCACCGCTGCTCAAAGGCTGGGGCTTTGTCCAGAGTTGACAGAGATTAAATATCCTGAGCGATCGCCCCAAGACCTTCAAGTTTTAGACTGGAAATTTCCTGAGAGGTTAGTTCCTATCGACTTTGGGGCGCCACGGGTACTTAAGTCCACGTTCAAGCATCTTTATATTCGGTTCATCAAAGAGCCAATGGAGATGTATGCCAAGTCATGA
- a CDS encoding DUF502 domain-containing protein encodes MLKLKEHRKLSVIQRLKQDFKNDLIAGLLVVIPLATTIWLTITIARWVIDFLTRIPKQINPFNDLNPILGNLLNFVAGLAVPLLFILIMGLMARNIAGRWLLDFGERVLQAIPLAGAVYKTLKQLLETLLKDSGAKFRRVILVEYPRKNIWAIAFVTGVLSPQIQPHFTGNMLSVFIPTTPNPTTGWYAIIPEDEVVNVSMSIEDAFKIVVSGGIVSPGMVSPGLVAPTSGSGYEGRKLEPLLEAPLPEMKRQVYSGVPSEEER; translated from the coding sequence CTGTTAAAGCTCAAGGAGCATAGAAAGTTGTCTGTTATCCAACGTCTCAAGCAGGACTTTAAGAACGATCTAATTGCTGGGCTGCTAGTTGTCATTCCTTTGGCAACTACCATCTGGTTGACCATCACCATTGCTCGTTGGGTCATTGATTTTTTGACGCGGATTCCCAAACAGATCAATCCCTTCAACGATCTCAACCCTATCTTGGGGAATCTTCTAAACTTTGTCGCAGGGTTGGCGGTGCCACTGCTGTTCATTCTCATTATGGGATTAATGGCACGCAACATTGCTGGACGCTGGCTACTAGATTTTGGTGAGCGGGTGTTACAGGCAATTCCTTTAGCAGGTGCCGTTTACAAAACCCTGAAACAACTCCTAGAAACCTTGCTGAAGGATTCGGGTGCTAAATTTAGACGAGTGATCTTGGTAGAGTATCCTCGTAAGAACATTTGGGCGATCGCTTTCGTGACGGGCGTTTTGAGTCCTCAAATTCAGCCTCATTTTACAGGCAATATGTTGAGCGTCTTTATTCCTACTACCCCCAATCCCACCACAGGATGGTACGCCATCATTCCTGAAGATGAGGTGGTTAACGTCTCAATGTCGATTGAAGATGCCTTTAAGATAGTGGTGTCGGGTGGCATTGTCAGTCCTGGAATGGTCAGTCCTGGATTGGTCGCTCCAACTTCTGGGAGTGGCTACGAGGGACGAAAATTAGAGCCGTTACTAGAAGCTCCTCTCCCTGAAATGAAGCGGCAGGTTTACTCTGGGGTACCTAGCGAAGAAGAACGCTAG
- the lptC gene encoding LPS export ABC transporter periplasmic protein LptC codes for MQIRKMLALSVVVLMLTAGCRSTNRAADKLAQDSSAAQQIDTNLTFNNITIEQPDEKGQTLWKVKAKQAVYTPDRAIAKVKSPYGQLYQDGKPIYKIQANAGEVRKDGDRIFLTGDVVATDTRNGAVLRGEEMEWRPKRDTLVIRKNLRGTHPQLKMSADQATVFNRQRRVDLLGNVVAIATDPALQMQGEKLVWKMEEKTVTSVLPIQIQRLKGKQVTDNATSEKADVDLATKMVKLRQNARLILSEPSVRITGNSLLWSLGDQILTADQPVTVFHQEQQVTLTADQGRMELAPKIAYLTGNVHANGQRNQSHLTANTLTWDIATQNIVAEGNVIYDQINPTVNLKGPKAVGKLQNQTIVVSGGRVVTEFIPQRVP; via the coding sequence GTGCAGATTCGGAAAATGCTGGCATTAAGCGTTGTCGTATTGATGTTGACAGCGGGTTGTCGCTCGACAAACCGAGCGGCTGATAAGCTGGCACAAGATAGTTCGGCGGCGCAGCAAATTGATACAAACCTAACTTTCAACAACATCACCATTGAGCAGCCTGACGAAAAAGGGCAGACGTTGTGGAAGGTGAAGGCGAAGCAAGCGGTTTATACCCCCGATCGGGCGATCGCCAAAGTTAAAAGTCCTTATGGGCAGCTTTATCAAGACGGCAAGCCGATCTACAAAATTCAGGCAAACGCAGGCGAAGTGCGGAAAGATGGCGATCGCATTTTCCTGACAGGCGACGTAGTGGCAACTGATACGCGCAACGGTGCCGTTCTGCGAGGCGAAGAAATGGAATGGCGACCCAAACGAGATACGTTGGTGATTCGCAAAAATTTACGAGGAACGCACCCTCAACTTAAAATGTCGGCAGACCAGGCAACCGTGTTTAACCGTCAGCGACGGGTCGATCTGCTAGGAAATGTTGTAGCGATCGCCACTGATCCCGCTTTGCAAATGCAAGGTGAAAAGTTGGTTTGGAAAATGGAGGAAAAAACAGTTACTAGCGTTTTGCCTATCCAAATTCAACGGCTTAAAGGTAAGCAAGTCACCGACAACGCGACCTCTGAAAAAGCCGATGTTGATCTTGCTACAAAAATGGTCAAACTTAGGCAAAACGCTAGGCTGATCCTCTCCGAGCCATCGGTACGGATCACAGGCAACTCTCTCCTTTGGAGCCTGGGCGACCAGATTCTCACTGCCGATCAGCCCGTTACAGTATTTCATCAAGAGCAGCAAGTTACCCTCACTGCTGACCAAGGCAGAATGGAACTAGCGCCTAAGATTGCCTATCTTACTGGCAATGTTCATGCGAACGGACAACGCAATCAATCTCACCTCACTGCCAATACTCTTACTTGGGATATCGCTACTCAGAACATCGTTGCAGAAGGCAACGTCATTTACGATCAAATCAATCCCACGGTGAATCTCAAGGGCCCCAAAGCAGTCGGCAAGCTGCAAAATCAAACCATCGTTGTTAGTGGTGGTCGCGTGGTTACAGAATTTATTCCCCAACGTGTTCCGTAG
- a CDS encoding citrate synthase: MTVCEYKPGLEGIPATQSSISFVDGKQGILEYRGINITELAYQSTFLETSYLLIWGALPTKEELADFEHEICYHRRLKYRIRDMMKCFPESGHPMDALQACAAALGLFYSRRALDDPAYIRGAAVRLLAKIPTMVAAFQLMRKGNDPVQPRDDLDYSANFLYMLSEREPDPLAAKIFDICLTLHAEHTINASTFSAMVTASTLTDPYAVVASAVGTLAGPLHGGANEEVIEMLEEIGSVENVELYVDKCLEHKSKVMGFGHRVYKVKDPRATILQELAQQLFDKFGGDHYYDIAIALENAVAKRLGDKGIYPNVDFYSGLVYRKLGIPTDLFTPVFAIARVSGWLAHWKEQLGENRIFRPTQIYTGSHNTPYKPIEDR; this comes from the coding sequence ATGACAGTCTGCGAATATAAACCAGGGCTAGAAGGAATTCCAGCCACTCAATCGAGCATTAGTTTTGTCGATGGTAAGCAGGGCATCCTCGAATATCGGGGCATTAACATTACAGAACTGGCTTATCAAAGTACTTTCCTAGAAACTTCTTATCTGCTCATTTGGGGCGCTTTACCGACGAAAGAAGAGCTAGCAGACTTTGAACATGAGATTTGCTACCACCGACGGCTCAAGTACCGCATTCGAGACATGATGAAATGTTTTCCCGAAAGCGGTCATCCCATGGATGCGCTACAAGCCTGTGCTGCGGCTCTAGGGCTGTTTTATTCTCGTCGCGCCTTGGACGACCCTGCCTATATCCGAGGCGCGGCTGTGCGTCTGTTAGCTAAGATTCCGACAATGGTAGCGGCTTTTCAACTCATGCGGAAAGGCAACGATCCGGTGCAGCCCCGAGACGATCTCGATTATTCTGCCAACTTCCTTTACATGCTGAGTGAGCGGGAGCCAGACCCGTTGGCAGCTAAAATTTTTGATATTTGCTTGACCTTGCACGCCGAACACACTATTAATGCCTCGACGTTTTCGGCAATGGTGACTGCCTCAACGCTAACTGACCCCTATGCAGTAGTAGCTTCCGCAGTGGGAACCCTTGCCGGACCCCTGCATGGAGGAGCGAACGAAGAAGTGATTGAAATGCTTGAGGAGATTGGCTCCGTTGAGAATGTAGAACTGTATGTTGATAAATGTCTAGAGCATAAATCTAAGGTGATGGGTTTTGGGCACCGAGTCTACAAAGTTAAAGATCCACGCGCTACTATTTTGCAGGAGTTGGCGCAGCAACTGTTTGATAAGTTTGGAGGCGATCATTATTACGATATTGCGATCGCCCTTGAAAACGCCGTAGCTAAGCGCTTAGGGGACAAAGGCATTTATCCCAACGTCGATTTCTACTCTGGGTTGGTCTATCGCAAACTGGGCATTCCGACAGATTTATTTACCCCAGTGTTTGCGATCGCCCGTGTCTCGGGTTGGTTGGCTCATTGGAAAGAGCAGCTTGGCGAAAACCGTATTTTCCGCCCCACCCAAATCTATACTGGTTCACACAATACCCCCTACAAGCCCATCGAAGATCGCTAG
- a CDS encoding CBS domain-containing protein has product MDLILCHTTADFDTLGAAIALSLLQSGSKVVLAGGSHPTVRDFLALHRDEYPLIERRSVNPQEIRALFVVDTQWRDRLGKAAEWLDLPIPITVYDHHLDAESDILATQAYIEAVGATTTVLVERLQANQVTLTSAQATVMALGIHVDTGSLTFDHTTVRDAAALTWLMAQGASLRAIAEYVEPGLSAEVQDLLSLALTQLQTETVQGFSLAWVMLTVDRHIPGLSSLAAWVMSLTNTDVLLLAVHYPVNEAGEERLTVIGRCRSSAGATSTEGIHLDKLFEPLGGGGHPKAAALSLRSVEPQVVLDTLLSQLKAQIPQPPIARSLMSAPVRTIRPETTIAEAQRILLRYGHSGLAVMDQEQLVGVISRRDLDIALHHGFSHAPVKGYMATNLKTIAPDTTLPDIEALMVTGDIGRLPVLEGGKLVGIVTRTDVLRQLHRERSELRSDRQDFSTHPPSKGALTIGKDLLRDKLLPSIQQVLNEAAQQAEQQGWQLYLVGGAVRDLFLAKPEEPLLIDDIDLVVDGFHPTAGMAAPGCFADTARVAPSDAGVALARSLQQTYPAARLQVHGQFQTAAVLWHNDPLLDSLWVDIATARTEFYPYPAANPEVEASSIRQDLYRRDFSINALAVRLTQPRQGEILDFFGGLLDLEARLIRVLHANSFIEDPTRIYRAVRFAVRLGFQIEPQTEGYIRYAIASGVYQRIQTDKTPALQTRLKQELKYILQAPYWKAAVQKLSDLGALCCIHADLNLTDQLWWRLRLGDRWLKQFDPTRTLPHWQVLLEILLSALEPEQRWKTAERLQLSGDAIERLQRLDEREDAIARCFLEVAAISSASPSQIVNLLSSNDLPTLILLASTQPRPIRRHIWKYLTHWRHIKSPLDGNDLKALGYAPGRQYKQILDALLTAALEGKIATRSEAEAFLEQHFPP; this is encoded by the coding sequence ATGGACTTAATTCTCTGCCATACCACTGCCGACTTTGACACCCTGGGAGCGGCGATCGCGCTTTCTCTTTTGCAATCTGGGTCGAAAGTGGTGTTGGCAGGTGGGTCGCATCCTACTGTCCGGGACTTTTTAGCCTTACATCGCGATGAATATCCCCTTATTGAGCGACGATCGGTCAATCCTCAAGAGATCCGAGCGCTGTTTGTGGTGGATACCCAATGGCGCGATCGGTTGGGCAAAGCAGCAGAATGGCTGGATCTGCCCATCCCCATCACGGTCTACGACCATCACTTAGATGCAGAGAGCGATATTCTGGCGACTCAAGCTTACATTGAGGCAGTCGGCGCGACCACAACCGTCTTAGTAGAGCGCCTCCAGGCAAACCAAGTGACCCTAACGTCTGCCCAAGCCACCGTCATGGCGTTAGGGATTCATGTTGATACGGGTTCTTTGACCTTTGACCATACCACTGTACGAGATGCCGCAGCACTGACTTGGCTGATGGCGCAAGGAGCTAGCTTGAGGGCGATCGCTGAATATGTTGAACCCGGTCTTTCTGCCGAAGTTCAGGATTTACTTAGTCTTGCCTTAACACAATTGCAAACCGAAACAGTTCAAGGGTTTTCCTTGGCTTGGGTCATGCTAACAGTCGATCGCCATATTCCTGGCTTATCGAGCCTGGCTGCCTGGGTTATGAGCTTAACGAATACCGATGTGTTGTTACTAGCCGTTCACTACCCGGTCAACGAAGCAGGCGAGGAACGGCTAACGGTGATTGGTCGCTGCCGAAGCAGTGCTGGGGCAACTTCTACCGAAGGCATTCACTTAGACAAATTGTTTGAGCCATTGGGCGGTGGCGGACATCCTAAAGCGGCAGCCTTAAGCCTTCGGAGCGTTGAGCCACAAGTCGTTTTAGACACCCTCCTAAGCCAACTGAAAGCACAGATACCGCAACCTCCGATCGCCCGATCGCTCATGTCTGCCCCGGTTCGCACGATTCGCCCAGAAACGACGATCGCTGAAGCCCAACGAATTTTATTGCGCTATGGGCATTCGGGTTTGGCAGTGATGGATCAAGAGCAACTGGTAGGCGTTATCTCTCGGCGCGACCTGGATATTGCCTTGCACCATGGGTTTAGTCATGCTCCCGTTAAGGGCTACATGGCAACGAATCTTAAAACAATTGCGCCCGACACAACTTTGCCTGACATTGAGGCGCTTATGGTGACTGGCGACATTGGACGGTTGCCAGTTCTAGAAGGAGGCAAATTGGTTGGCATTGTCACCCGAACTGATGTATTGCGCCAACTGCATCGGGAGCGATCGGAACTGCGATCGGATCGCCAAGATTTCTCTACCCATCCTCCTTCAAAAGGCGCTTTAACGATAGGCAAAGACCTATTACGAGACAAATTGCTGCCCTCCATTCAGCAAGTCTTAAATGAAGCTGCCCAGCAGGCTGAACAGCAGGGATGGCAACTTTACCTTGTGGGCGGAGCCGTCCGCGATTTATTCTTGGCAAAACCAGAGGAACCGCTTTTAATTGACGATATTGATTTGGTGGTCGATGGCTTTCACCCAACCGCTGGGATGGCTGCTCCGGGCTGCTTCGCAGATACCGCAAGGGTCGCGCCCTCAGATGCTGGGGTTGCCCTTGCCCGATCGCTCCAGCAGACCTACCCCGCTGCCCGGTTGCAGGTACATGGTCAATTTCAAACAGCAGCGGTTCTTTGGCACAACGATCCGCTGTTAGACTCGCTTTGGGTTGACATCGCCACTGCGCGGACAGAGTTTTATCCCTACCCGGCTGCCAACCCAGAGGTTGAAGCTAGCTCAATTCGCCAGGACTTATATCGCCGGGATTTTTCTATTAACGCGCTAGCTGTTCGCCTCACTCAACCGCGTCAGGGCGAAATTCTTGATTTCTTTGGCGGCTTGCTAGATTTGGAAGCTCGGCTGATTCGGGTTCTTCATGCCAACAGCTTTATTGAAGACCCAACCCGGATTTATCGAGCCGTGCGGTTTGCGGTGAGGCTGGGCTTTCAAATTGAGCCGCAAACAGAAGGCTATATTCGTTATGCGATCGCCAGTGGGGTTTACCAGCGCATTCAAACCGACAAAACTCCAGCCTTGCAAACCCGTCTTAAACAAGAGCTAAAGTACATTCTGCAAGCGCCCTACTGGAAGGCAGCGGTGCAGAAATTGTCGGATTTAGGGGCGCTGTGCTGTATCCACGCTGACTTGAACCTTACCGATCAGCTTTGGTGGCGGCTGCGGCTGGGCGATCGTTGGTTGAAGCAGTTCGACCCAACTAGAACGCTGCCCCATTGGCAAGTTTTGTTAGAAATTCTCTTGAGTGCGTTAGAACCTGAGCAGCGATGGAAAACGGCAGAGAGACTACAGCTTTCAGGAGATGCCATTGAGCGGCTGCAGAGACTAGATGAACGAGAAGATGCGATCGCAAGATGCTTCCTGGAAGTCGCGGCAATCTCCTCTGCATCACCCAGTCAGATCGTGAATCTCCTCAGTTCTAACGACTTACCGACATTAATTTTGCTTGCCAGTACCCAACCTCGCCCCATCCGTCGGCACATTTGGAAATACCTAACGCACTGGCGGCACATCAAGTCTCCTCTAGATGGCAATGATCTCAAAGCTCTGGGTTACGCCCCCGGTCGTCAGTATAAGCAAATTTTAGATGCCCTGCTCACCGCTGCATTAGAGGGAAAAATTGCTACCCGTTCTGAAGCAGAGGCATTTCTAGAGCAACACTTTCCTCCTTAA